Genomic DNA from Niabella ginsenosidivorans:
CTTGGGCTTTATGCACCACATCCATGATCATTTTCGGCTAATCGTAATCTTCCTTTTTAAGGATCACCTTTCTGATGTTGCCTTTTTGATCCTTAATCGTTATTGCTTCTGAATCTGCATTGTCGGGGAATGGGATCCTTGTTAAAAGGTCACAAAAGTTATTGCCATCATAACTGTGGTTGCCAATGGCAAGGATCTGGTCGCCTATCTCCAGTTGGCTTCTTAATTTCGGATCCCAGACATAAGTAATAATAAGGTTATCGTCAGACAGGCCAAGGCTGACCGGCCATTCGCCATCGCCCATATTTATGGTTGTCTTATCTGGTAAAAAATAAAACTTTTTATTTTTATTATCAAGTATGCAGGCCCCGTATTTTAAAAGCTCCACTCCCAAAGCATTATAGGGTTTATCCATACTTTGTACAGGTACATCCAGAAAGCGGGCATTGCCAATATGCAGCTCCGGCAATAGCATACGGTAATGCGTTTCTAATGTTTCAATATTCTGATCATAAACGCTTAAAGAATTAGAACCTTTGATTCGCCCTGAGTCCAGCACCCTAAAGTATGAGCTCATTTCCGGGTCAGCTGCAAACAGTCGGGATACCTGGTAGAACCCCCGGAAGCCTGTGTCAAAAACAGTAACAAATGCACCTGTCGTTTCATGTGTAAGGCGGGTATCAATAAAGGGACTCTTCTGCTGGGTAAGGGTAACAGGAGAGCCGGCTGCCTTATTCCGGGAAAACGTCAGCTTGTTAAGCTGGTCAGTAATCGTGATCTGTTTTTTTACAGGATCGATCATCACAATATAATTGCTCAGCAAATCATTGCCAAGGACCCCTTCTATTCCAAGGCATTTGAACAGCGGACTTGCGAAAAGGGCTGTTCTTTTATTGAAGAATTTTAAGGAGCCTACAGCTATATCTTTCAGATCGATGAAGCTTGCGCTGCCCGCAATGTTATTGGCATCTACAAAATTTATCTGACCCTCTTTTTTGAGTTGTAATATACTGTCCAGCTCGGGGGCAATTGCGGTAAAAGCACCGGTGTCAAAAAGGAAACGGTATGTTTTGCCTTCAATAGTAACAGGCACGATCAGTAATCCTGTGGCATCTTCATAAGGGATTACTGTAAAAACAGGTATGGCGGATGAGATGGTCTGTTTTTGCCCGGTTTGTGAAAATATCAGCAACGGAGCCAGCGCTATCAAAGACAGGAAACCTAAAACCCGGTTTATGGCATTTATATTCATTGGCTCAAGATAAATAGGGCTGCCGGAAATAGTTATTTTTCGGCAGTGTAAATGCAGCAGATGCCAAAAGTAAGTGCTTTATATTTAGCCTTCTTAAAACCTGCTTTCGTTAAAATATCCGTAAAGTCATTCCGTTCCGGGAAAGCCTTTGCCGATTTATTCAGGTATTGGTATGCTTCTTTGTTTTGTTTCAGCATTCCTGCAATTTGTGGGGCCACTACGGTCATATACAATTGATACAGCCCTTTAAATACACCGGGCCGTGGCCTGGAAAATTCAATGATCAGGAGCTGACCTCCTGGTTTTAAGACCCGCAGCATTTCAGATAGCCCTTTTTCCAGGTTTTCAAAATTGCGCACTCCAAAAGCTGCCATAGCGGCGTCAAACTGGTCGCCCGGGAATTCCAGGTTCTCAGAATCGCCCAATTGCAATGTTATTTTACCCGAAAGGCCTTCTTTCGCTATTTTTTGTTTACCTACTTCCAGCATCTGAGCCGAAATATCGATACCGGTTATATGCTGCGGATGCAGCAATTTGTAAGCGGTAAGCGCCAGGTCGCCGGTTCCGGTAGCAATATCTAAAAGTTGTTGCGGCTGGTATTTTTTCAGCATATTGATGGCTTTCTTTCTCCACGCAACATCTGTTCTGCCGGAAAGTACCCTGTTCATTAAATCGTACCGGACCGCAATGCGGTCAAACATTTCCGCTACCTGTTCCTTTTTGGTCTTTTCAGACGCTTTGTAGGGAATAATATGGTCATGTGGTAATTCCGTCATAACCTGCAAAGGTAAAGGGTTTTGCATTTTCAGAAATGAGGATCGCATTTTGTACCCAAGAAATCAGCTGAAAAACTGCGGCGCCACTTTTCTGATCGGGTTTGAGAATAAGCTACTCCTGATGAACAGCGTTTCCAACGCTTATGCTTGCAATGCAGAAGAAATGGCATCAGTTTTTGACCGCTGTAAACAGGGCTCATTAACATACTTTGCGGATTTTTGTTACATTTAATGGCTGAGAAAGCTTGTTACAAAACATGA
This window encodes:
- a CDS encoding retropepsin-like aspartic protease produces the protein MNINAINRVLGFLSLIALAPLLIFSQTGQKQTISSAIPVFTVIPYEDATGLLIVPVTIEGKTYRFLFDTGAFTAIAPELDSILQLKKEGQINFVDANNIAGSASFIDLKDIAVGSLKFFNKRTALFASPLFKCLGIEGVLGNDLLSNYIVMIDPVKKQITITDQLNKLTFSRNKAAGSPVTLTQQKSPFIDTRLTHETTGAFVTVFDTGFRGFYQVSRLFAADPEMSSYFRVLDSGRIKGSNSLSVYDQNIETLETHYRMLLPELHIGNARFLDVPVQSMDKPYNALGVELLKYGACILDNKNKKFYFLPDKTTINMGDGEWPVSLGLSDDNLIITYVWDPKLRSQLEIGDQILAIGNHSYDGNNFCDLLTRIPFPDNADSEAITIKDQKGNIRKVILKKEDYD
- the ubiE gene encoding bifunctional demethylmenaquinone methyltransferase/2-methoxy-6-polyprenyl-1,4-benzoquinol methylase UbiE; amino-acid sequence: MTELPHDHIIPYKASEKTKKEQVAEMFDRIAVRYDLMNRVLSGRTDVAWRKKAINMLKKYQPQQLLDIATGTGDLALTAYKLLHPQHITGIDISAQMLEVGKQKIAKEGLSGKITLQLGDSENLEFPGDQFDAAMAAFGVRNFENLEKGLSEMLRVLKPGGQLLIIEFSRPRPGVFKGLYQLYMTVVAPQIAGMLKQNKEAYQYLNKSAKAFPERNDFTDILTKAGFKKAKYKALTFGICCIYTAEK